From the genome of Cryptococcus neoformans var. neoformans B-3501A chromosome 1, whole genome shotgun sequence, one region includes:
- a CDS encoding hypothetical protein (Similar to gi|46127799|ref|XP_388453.1| hypothetical protein FG08277.1 [Gibberella zeae PH-1], FASTA scores: opt: 260, E(): 1.5e-11, (43.158% identity (73.684% similar) in 95 aa overlap (1-95:1-92))), producing the protein MSKGTRFLTLAVPLLLLYILALYHIVPTPLLPTELADDILPVLPWWLLVSFGAYSLTSLGLGLVRFHDCPEAYESLLSEISQARNELRNAGVAVD; encoded by the exons ATGTCCAAAGGCACCCGCTTTCTCACACTTGCTGTCCCACTGTTATTACTTTATATTCTCGCCCTCTATCATATTGTACCCACTCCCCTCTTGCCTACAGAACTAGCTGACGATATACTGCCTGTG CTCCCTTGGTGGCTTCTTGTTTCCTTTGGGGCATACTCCCTAACTTCCTTGGGGCTAGGGCTTGTGAGATTCCACGACTGTCCGGAAGCGTACGAGTCTCTCTTAAGTGAGATTTCCCAAGCACGGAACGAACTTCGAAATGCCGGAGTTGCTGTTGATTGA
- a CDS encoding hypothetical protein (Similar to gi|46097328|gb|EAK82561.1| hypothetical protein UM01506.1 [Ustilago maydis 521], FASTA scores: opt: 718, E(): 4.6e-34, (53.670% identity (81.193% similar) in 218 aa overlap (7-210:126-343)); HMMPfam hit to SNF7, SNF7, score: 129.0, E(): 1.1e-35) — MKSVNRWLYGPTPEEKVRSWQTKLRQQERQLDKEIRNLETATQRSRIELKQLAKKNDVKSAKILAREVVRANKQRDRLESSKARIKSVNMQLQHQLSMVKVTGAFQKSTEIMKTTNALVKLPQLSATMREMSMEMMKSGIMEEMMEETLDSVDDEEIEEEADAEVDKVLYELTDGKLGQAGAVGAALPAEEEEENEEEMQRMRKEMQELLSS; from the exons ATGAAGTCTGTCAACAGATGGCTGTATGGCCCCACCCCGGAAGAGAAAGTACGCTCATGGCAGACCAAGCTGCGACAACAAGAGAGACAACTTGACAAAGAGATCCGTAAC CTCGAGACTGCTACCCAGAGATCAAGAATAGAGCTGAAGCAACTGGCGAAAAAGAACGACGTGAAATCAGCAAAGATCTTGGCAAGAGAGGTCGTCAGAGCGAACAAACAGAGGGATAGGCTGGAAAGTTCAAAGGCAAGGATTAAGAGTGTGAATATGCAACTCCAACATCAACTCT CTATGGTCAAAGTTACAGGAGCATTCCAAAAGAGTACTGAAATCATGAAAACTACAAATGCCTTAGTCAAGCTCCCCCAACTGAGCGCTACTATGCGTGAAATGAGcatggagatgatgaag AGCGGAATtatggaagagatgatggaagaaacCCTTGACTCTGTagatgacgaagagatagaagaggaggcagaTGCGGAAGTTGACAAGGTGTTATATGAGCTCACTGACGGCAAGTTGGGTCAAGCGGGGGCCGTGGGGGCTGCCTTACCT gccgaggaggaagaggagaacgaggaggagatgcaGCGCatgagaaaagaaatgcaGGAGCTGTTGAGTTCATGA